A section of the Phaseolus vulgaris cultivar G19833 chromosome 8, P. vulgaris v2.0, whole genome shotgun sequence genome encodes:
- the LOC137823737 gene encoding fasciclin-like arabinogalactan protein 7, with translation MEFSMLFIVSNIMLLLTTAFAKTASPSSSLTPTPAPAPAPDFVNLTELLSVAGPFHTFLGYLESTKVIDTFQNQANNTEEGITIFVPKDSAFTSAKKSSLSKLKSEEIKQVILFHALPHFYSLSDFKNLSETSSTPTFAGGDYTLNFTDNSGTVLISSGWSKTKVSSAVHATDPVAIYQVDKVLLPEAIFGTDIPPAPAPAPTPDVAPAADSPTEHSADSKASSPSSTHDGSSSHKLISYGIWANLVLASFGVLVLF, from the coding sequence ATGGAGTTTTCTATGCTTTTCATTGTCAGCAACATTATGCTGCTTCTCACTACAGCATTTGCCAAAACTGCAAGTCCTTCATCATCACTGACCCCAACTCCAGCACCAGCACCAGCACCAGATTTTGTGAACCTCACTGAGTTGCTCAGTGTTGCTGGTCCATTTCACACCTTCCTTGGATACCTGGAATCCACCAAAGTGATTGACACTTTCCAAAACCAAGCCAACAACACTGAAGAAGGAATCACCATCTTTGTTCCTAAGGACAGTGCCTTCACATCTGCAAAGAAATCTTCTCTATCAAAACTCAAGTCTGAGGAGATAAAGCAAGTGATCCTCTTCCATGCCTTGCCACATTTCTATTCTCTGTCTGACTTCAAAAATCTCAGTGAAACCAGCTCTACTCCCACATTTGCTGGAGGGGATTACACTTTGAATTTCACTGATAATTCTGGGACAGTGCTGATTAGTTCAGGATGGTCAAAAACCAAGGTGAGCAGTGCTGTTCATGCCACAGATCCTGTTGCTATATACCAAGTTGACAAGGTGCTACTTCCTGAGGCCATTTTTGGCACTGATATACCTCCAGCACCTGCTCCAGCACCAACTCCTGATGTTGCCCCAGCTGCAGATTCTCCCACTGAACACAGTGCAGATAGCAAAGCATCCTCTCCATCTTCTACACATGATGGCTCCTCTTCTCACAAGCTCATCAGCTATGGAATCTGGGCCAACCTTGTCTTGGCATCTTTTGGTGTGCTGGTGCTCTTCTGA
- the LOC137827230 gene encoding fimbrin-5 encodes MSSFVGVLVSDQELQSQFTQVELRTLKSKYVSERTQSGRVTVGDLPSIFKKLKTFSEIFTEDEIKASLAESYGNMDEEIDFESFLRVHLNLHAQAIAKDGGTRSSSSFLKAATTTVHHAINESEKASYVAHINNCLAEDKFLGQFLPIDPSTDALFDLAKDGVLLCKLINVAVPGTIDERAINTKKILNPWERNENHTLGLNSAKAIGCTVVNIGTQDLVEGRPHLLLGLISQVLKIQLLADLNLKKTPQLVELVEDDKEVEELISLAPEKVLLKWMNFHLKKAGYEKEVTNFSSDLKDGEAYAYLLNALAPEVAGPSALTTSDPTERANMVLEQAERLDCKRYLTPKDIVEGSPNLNLAFVAQIFQHRNGLTTVDSQKMSFAEMMTDDAETSREERCFRLWINSLGIATYVNNVFEDVRNGWVLLEVLDKVSPGSVNWKLATKPPIKMPFRKVENCNQVIKIGKDLNFSLVNVAGNDIVQGNKKLLLAFLWQLMRFTMLQLLRNLRSHSQGKEITDADILNWANNKVKKAGRTSQMDSFKDKNLSSGVFFLELLSAVEPRVVNWSLVTKGETDEDKKLNATYIISVARKLGCSIFLLPEDIIEVNQKMILILAASIMYWSLKKPEEHFHRESAPVTPAESENEKDDTASENASTP; translated from the exons ATGTCTAGTTTCGTCGGCGTCCTTGTTTCTGATCAAGAGCTTCAGAGCCAGTTCACTCAAGTCGAACTTCGAACCCTCAAATCCAAG TATGTGTCGGAAAGGACTCAATCGGGACGTGTTACTGTCGGAGATTTGCCATCTATTTTTAAGAAATTGAAGACTTTTTCTGAAATCTTCACCGAGGATGAGATTAAAGCTTCTTTGGCAGAGTCGTATGGCAACATGGATGAAGAAATTGATTTCGAGTCCTTCTTAAGG GTGCATTTAAATCTGCATGCCCAAGCAATAGCTAAAGATGGTGGTACAAGaagttcttcttcatttttgaAGGCAGCTACAACAACTGTTCATCATGCAATTAATGAATCCGAGAAAGCTTCTTATGTCGCAcatattaacaactgcttgGCTGAAGATAAATTCCTGGGTCAGTTTCTTCCAATTGATCCATCAACAGATGCATTGTTTGATCTTGCAAAAGATGGAGTCCTTCTATG CAAGCTTATTAATGTTGCTGTTCCTGGGACCATAGATGAGCGAGCTattaacacaaaaaaaattcttaatccATGGGAAAGGAATGAGAACCATACCCTTGGCCTGAATTCAGCCAAGGCTATTGGGTGCACAGTGGTCAATATTGGTACACAGGATCTAGTTGAAGGAAGA CCCCATCTGCTACTTGGTCTGATTTCACAAGTACTTAAG ATTCAACTGTTAGCTGATCTCAATCTGAAGAAAACTCCTCAACTTGTGGAATTAGTGGAAGATGACAAG GAGGTGGAGGAGCTTATCAGTTTAGCACCCGAAAAGGTTTTACTGAAATGGATGAATTTCCACTTGAAGAAAGCTGGATATGAGAAAGAAGTTACAAACTTCTCTTCTGACCTAAAG GATGGAGAGGCTTATGCTTACTTGCTTAATGCTCTTGCCCCAGAAGTGGCTGGCCCATCTGCCCTAACCACAAGTGATCCAACAGAAAGGGCTAACATGGTTCTTGAGCAGGCAGAGAGAttagattgcaagagatacctCACTCCAAAGGACATAGTGGAGGGATCACCTAATCTTAATCTTGCATTTGTTGCTCAAATTTTCCAGCATAG GAATGGTCTTACAACAGTTGACAGTCAGAAGATGTCCTTTGCTGAGATGATGACTGATGATGCAGAGACATCTCGGGAAGAACGATGCTTCAGACTATGGATTAACAGTCTTGGAATTGCCACTTATGTCAATAATGTTTTTGAGGATGTCAGAAATGG ATGGGTTCTATTAGAAGTTCTTGACAAGGTTTCACCAGGATCTGTCAATTGGAAGCTGGCCACAAAGCCTCCAATTAAGATGCCATTcagaaaagttgagaattgcaACCAAGTTATAAAGATTGGGAAGGACCTAAACTTTTCATTAGTGAATGTTGCTGGCAATGATATTGTACAAGGGAATAAGAAGCTCTTACTGG CATTTTTGTGGCAGCTAATGAGGTTTACTATGCTTCAACTTCTGAGAAATTTGCGATCTCACTCCCAAGGCAAAGAGATTACCGATGCTGATATTCTAAACTGGGCAAACAATAAAGTGAAAAAAGCAGGAAGAACTTCCCAAATGGACAGTTTCAAG GATAAGAATCTTTCCAGTGGCGTGTTCTTCCTTGAGCTTTTGAGTGCTGTGGAGCCAAGGGTTGTCAACTGGAGTCTTGTTACTAAAGGGGAAACTG ATGAAGATAAGAAGTTGAATGCAACATATATAATCAGTGTTGCCCGAAAACTTGGGTGTTCCATTTTTCTGTTACCTGAAGACATAATAGAG GTGAACCAGAAGATGATACTCATTTTAGCTGCTAGCATAATGTACTGGAGCCTGAAGAAACCTGAAGAACACTTCCACCGTGAATCAGCACCTGTAACTCCGGCGGAAAGTGAAAACGAAAAGGATGATACTGCTTCGGAGAATGCCAGCACTCCCTAA
- the LOC137827231 gene encoding uncharacterized protein: protein MYGTKSKIDLAFEYQSQVAVLRPSIHSRRANLTVKFQDLYGFTVEGNVDDVNVLNEVREKVRQQGRVWWALEASKGANWYLHTTIGQGSALTSSLKFSAMTNAITLKKLIRKGIPPVLRPKIWFSLSGAAKKKSTVPDSYYDDLTKAVDGKVTPATRQIDHDLPRTFPGHPWLDTPEGHATLRRVLVAYSFRDSDVGYCQGLNYVAALLLLVMKTEEDAFWMLAVLLENVLVNDCYTNNLSGCHVEQRVFKDLLAKKCPRIASHLESLEFDVSLVATEWFLCLFSKSLPSETTLRVWDVIFYEGAKVIFNVALAIFKMKENELSLTHHVGEVINILQMTTHHLFDPDDLLTVAFDKIGSMTTNTISKQRKKQEPEVMKELDQRIRRLNSLRASDK from the exons ATGTACGGGACCAAAAGCAAAATTGACCTTGCCTTTGAGTACCAATCTCAGGTTGCAGTTTTGAGGCCCAGCATCCATTCCAGGAGGGCAAATCTGACTGTGAAATTCCAAGACCTTTATGGATTCACTGTGGAAGGGAATGTGGATGATGTGAATGTGTTGAATGAGGTAAGGGAGAAGGTGAGGCAACAGGGAAGAGTTTGGTGGGCATTGGAGGCCAGCAAGGGGGCGAATTGGTATCTGCACACTACCATCGGGCAAGGCAGTGCCCTCACGTCCTCCTTGAAATTCTCAGCTATGACTAATGCTATCACGTTGAAGAAGTTGATCAGGAAGGGGATACCCCCAGTTCTTAGGCCTAAGATTTGGTTTTCCTTGTCAGGGGCAGCCAAGAAAAAGTCCACCGTGCCTGACAGTTATTATGATGATTTGACCAAAGCAGTGGATGGGAAGGTCACCCCTGCTACACGACAGATAGATCAT GACCTACCACGAACCTTCCCTGGCCACCCGTGGCTGGACACTCCTGAGGGGCATGCTACTCTCAGGCGTGTTCTTGTTGCTTATTCCTTCAGGGATTCTGATGTTGGGTATTGTCAG GGATTAAACTACGTTGCAGCATTGTTGTTGCTTGTCATGAAGACAGAAGAAGATGCATTTTGGATGCTTGCTGTCTTGTTGGAAAATGTCCTGGTTAATGACTGTTACACAAACAACTTGTCAGGATGCCATGTGGAACAAAGAGTGTTCAAAGATTTACTAGCTAAAAAGTGTCCAAG GATTGCGAGTCATTTAGAATCTTTGGAATTCGATGTTTCCCTTGTTGCCACCGAGTGGTTCCTCTGCCTCTTCTCCAAAAGCCTGCCTTCCGAG ACAACTCTTCGAGTGTGGGATGTTATCTTCTATGAGGGTGCCAAGGTTATATTTAACGTGGCCCTAGCGATCTTTAAG ATGAAGGAAAATGAGTTGAGTCTAACCCATCATGTTGGCGAAGTGATCAACATTCTGCAGATGACCACTCATCACCTATTTGATCCAGACGATCTATTGACA GTGGCATTTGATAAGATTGGATCAATGACAACAAACACAATATCTAAGCAAAGGAAGAAACAAGAACCTGAAGTGATGAAGGAGCTTGATCAGAGGATTAGACGGTTAAATTCCCTTAGAGCGAGTGACAAATAG